In Polyangiaceae bacterium, a genomic segment contains:
- a CDS encoding tRNA (cytidine(34)-2'-O)-methyltransferase has product MVAATERLRAPALDRPFQVVLVEPEIPPNTGNIARLCAATGAPLRLVGKLGFRIDEHAVRRAGLDYWHLVSVHQHPTLAEAEAAAQRDQPQGREAPRSWLFSGKGTRSMFDVRFQLGDILVFGKESVGLPEDLLLERRGNVVAIPTLGEVRSLNLANSVAIAMYEALRQVGALSVRTPSPSSR; this is encoded by the coding sequence ATGGTCGCTGCCACTGAACGCCTGCGTGCCCCGGCGCTGGACCGGCCCTTTCAGGTCGTCCTGGTGGAGCCCGAGATCCCGCCCAACACCGGCAACATCGCCCGCCTGTGCGCGGCCACCGGCGCGCCCCTCCGGCTCGTGGGCAAGCTCGGCTTTCGCATCGACGAGCACGCCGTGCGCCGCGCTGGTCTCGACTACTGGCACCTGGTGAGCGTGCACCAACACCCGACCTTGGCCGAAGCAGAGGCCGCCGCGCAGCGCGATCAGCCCCAAGGCCGCGAGGCACCGCGGAGCTGGCTCTTCAGCGGCAAGGGCACGCGGAGCATGTTCGACGTTCGGTTTCAGCTCGGCGACATCTTGGTGTTCGGCAAGGAGAGCGTCGGCTTGCCAGAAGATCTTTTGTTGGAGCGCCGCGGAAACGTCGTGGCCATTCCCACGCTGGGCGAAGTGCGCTCGCTGAACCTGGCCAACTCCGTCGCGATCGCGATGTACGAAGCATTGCGACAAGTGGGCGCGCTCAGCGTACGTACACCTTCGCCGTCGAGCCGGTGA
- a CDS encoding dihydrofolate reductase, which translates to MAGRVRVYIACSLDGFIAGPEDDLSWLPGADGTTPDASASSPGALSFEAFMSDVGALLMGRRTYDVVSAFGGDWPYGERVVCVATHRPLKPKVPSVHAVEGSIHQMIEHARSAAGGTDVYLDGGELIRQALDAKLVDHLVVTLVPVALGTGQPLFAGVSQRHAFRLEGSYRFAENMVQLHLQTS; encoded by the coding sequence ATGGCGGGACGGGTTCGCGTTTACATCGCGTGCTCTCTGGACGGCTTCATCGCCGGTCCGGAGGACGACCTCTCGTGGCTACCCGGGGCAGACGGCACTACGCCGGATGCGAGCGCGTCGAGCCCTGGGGCGCTGAGCTTCGAGGCGTTCATGAGCGACGTTGGGGCGCTGCTCATGGGCCGGCGGACCTACGACGTCGTCTCCGCGTTCGGAGGCGACTGGCCCTACGGCGAGCGCGTGGTGTGCGTCGCGACGCATCGCCCGCTGAAGCCCAAGGTCCCATCGGTACACGCAGTCGAGGGCTCCATCCATCAGATGATCGAGCACGCGCGAAGTGCTGCTGGCGGCACGGACGTGTACCTGGACGGCGGCGAGCTCATCCGCCAAGCGCTGGACGCAAAGCTCGTCGATCACCTCGTGGTCACCCTCGTTCCCGTGGCGCTGGGTACGGGCCAGCCGCTGTTCGCCGGCGTGTCTCAGCGGCACGCGTTCCGCCTCGAAGGCAGCTATCGCTTCGCCGAGAACATGGTGCAACTGCACCTCCAGACCTCATGA
- a CDS encoding metallopeptidase family protein: MAHRFVLPSGVRVVLDGARLELRDGRGHPLQKSELSLSDFHSLTAVARRLGVETEAPQTIRCGNCGATWDVVPCSRFEVGPYLDDELDDPELDADFDIDAEHDAGGLTLRLEPRTVGQARALLEAPSPLDVTPDVVRALGVVELDGETSPEGIAQLLAALDDETYAGFADVWEDAHYPPRLVAPHPCPECAAVEWLPIPAERELSVGAMGEAMPVHGFPSFDEVEMLVREVAPDIYAQLEIGEVSLSLLDGPAEVDDAGEPLLGSYLPPDPDALLPHGAEVRLYYRSFREMWRNEGPYDLRAEVSETIAHELTHHLGYLAGDDPLDDDERAAIGDELVRRVGRSEAERRATHAFVQDLTTFWRRTWVVWVIAAVGAVAAAVASR, translated from the coding sequence GTGGCCCACCGCTTCGTGCTTCCGAGCGGCGTTCGGGTGGTGCTCGACGGCGCCCGGCTGGAGCTTCGAGACGGCCGCGGGCATCCGCTACAGAAGAGCGAGCTCTCGCTCTCGGACTTTCATTCGCTGACGGCGGTGGCGCGGCGTCTAGGCGTGGAGACGGAAGCGCCGCAGACGATCCGCTGCGGCAATTGTGGGGCGACCTGGGACGTCGTGCCCTGCAGTCGCTTCGAGGTCGGTCCCTACCTCGACGACGAGCTCGATGATCCGGAGCTGGATGCGGACTTCGACATCGACGCGGAGCACGACGCCGGCGGGCTGACGCTTCGCCTCGAGCCGCGCACGGTAGGGCAGGCGCGAGCGCTGCTCGAGGCGCCGAGCCCCCTGGACGTCACGCCGGACGTCGTGCGCGCCCTGGGCGTCGTCGAGCTCGACGGCGAGACGTCTCCCGAGGGCATCGCCCAGCTCTTGGCGGCGCTCGACGACGAGACCTACGCCGGCTTCGCCGACGTCTGGGAAGATGCGCACTATCCGCCGCGGCTGGTCGCGCCGCATCCTTGCCCCGAGTGTGCCGCCGTGGAGTGGCTGCCGATCCCCGCCGAGCGCGAGCTGTCCGTGGGCGCGATGGGCGAAGCCATGCCCGTGCACGGCTTCCCGAGCTTCGACGAAGTGGAAATGTTGGTGCGCGAGGTCGCGCCGGACATCTATGCCCAGCTCGAGATTGGCGAGGTGAGCTTGAGTCTGCTGGACGGCCCCGCGGAGGTGGACGACGCCGGGGAGCCGCTGCTGGGCAGCTATTTGCCACCGGATCCCGACGCGCTCTTGCCCCACGGCGCCGAGGTCCGGCTGTACTACCGCAGCTTCCGCGAGATGTGGCGCAACGAGGGACCGTACGATCTGCGCGCCGAGGTCAGCGAGACCATCGCGCACGAGCTCACGCATCACCTCGGCTACCTGGCGGGGGACGACCCCCTCGACGACGACGAGCGCGCCGCCATCGGCGACGAGCTGGTGCGGCGCGTGGGCCGCAGCGAAGCTGAGCGCCGAGCGACGCACGCCTTCGTGCAAGACCTCACCACCTTCTGGCGCCGCACCTGGGTGGTGTGGGTGATCGCCGCCGTCGGAGCCGTTGCAGCAGCGGTGGCCAGCCGCTGA
- a CDS encoding nucleotidyltransferase family protein, translating to MNHVEQLRDIVRDTPWLLRALRVVRSANIPDAHVCAGAIRNAVWDALHGFDTPSTLKDIDVAYFDAADLSEEIEFMYTLRLCELAPDLPWDVKNQAAVHLWFHEVFDDSVEPLESIAHAASTWPEPAVCVAIRLDPSDAIQVVAPLGLDDLFGMVVRRNPRRVSAANYRARVSTKRYRERWPRVRVV from the coding sequence ATGAATCACGTCGAGCAGCTCCGTGACATCGTACGTGACACACCATGGCTGCTTCGTGCGCTTCGGGTCGTGCGATCGGCCAACATTCCCGATGCCCACGTGTGCGCAGGAGCCATTCGCAATGCGGTGTGGGACGCGCTCCATGGATTCGATACTCCCTCGACGCTGAAGGACATCGACGTCGCGTACTTCGACGCAGCGGACCTGTCTGAAGAAATCGAGTTCATGTACACCCTGCGCCTATGCGAGCTGGCGCCGGATCTGCCTTGGGACGTGAAGAACCAGGCCGCCGTGCATCTGTGGTTTCACGAGGTGTTTGACGATTCCGTAGAGCCACTCGAGTCCATTGCCCATGCGGCGTCAACTTGGCCGGAGCCCGCTGTGTGCGTCGCTATTCGTCTCGACCCTTCGGACGCCATCCAGGTCGTCGCGCCTCTGGGGCTCGACGATCTGTTCGGTATGGTCGTCCGACGCAACCCCCGACGAGTGAGTGCGGCCAACTACCGTGCGCGGGTGTCCACAAAGCGATACCGTGAGCGCTGGCCTCGAGTTCGCGTGGTTTGA
- a CDS encoding CarD family transcriptional regulator — protein sequence MQATQEVEFKVGDKAVYPAQGVAEVISIDEKDIAGSRQRFYVLRILDTDRKIMVPVSNANAVGLRQVISEQEIREIFDILKERTIGFDTQTWNRRYRGFMDKIKTGSIYDVAEVLRDLYRLKANKQLSFGERRMLDTARSLIVKEIAIAREQTEEQVKDEIEAIFFSN from the coding sequence ATGCAGGCAACGCAGGAAGTTGAGTTCAAGGTCGGCGACAAGGCCGTGTACCCGGCTCAAGGGGTCGCGGAAGTCATCAGCATCGACGAGAAGGACATCGCCGGCTCTCGACAGCGCTTCTACGTGCTCCGCATCCTCGACACGGACCGCAAGATCATGGTGCCGGTATCCAACGCCAACGCGGTGGGTCTCCGGCAGGTCATCAGCGAGCAAGAGATCCGAGAGATCTTCGACATCTTGAAGGAACGGACCATCGGTTTCGATACCCAGACCTGGAACCGCCGGTACCGCGGCTTCATGGACAAGATCAAGACCGGGTCCATCTACGACGTCGCCGAGGTGCTGCGCGATCTGTATCGCCTCAAGGCCAACAAGCAGCTGTCCTTCGGCGAGCGTCGCATGCTCGACACCGCGCGTTCGCTCATCGTCAAGGAAATCGCCATCGCGCGGGAGCAGACCGAAGAGCAGGTCAAGGACGAGATCGAAGCCATCTTCTTCTCGAACTGA
- a CDS encoding OmpA family protein yields the protein MPHTPFHRSLRIVWLALLGLVITACGYSQEEWDQKVRENESLRNQLAAQRQAHKKCEADYADALHEIEDLKKKLKERGVNLDNLSASLEQQRKALEEYRRRAEQLDQIRKRFELLRDKLKKLTQLGLKVEVRDNRMLIQLPGDVLFDSGRDKLKKEGVDILRQVAEVIRNDPDLAKREFQVAGHTDSKPLAGGPFRDNWGLSAMRARSVLKFLTDSVEDGGGGLDPTNWSAAGYADTDPVASNDTDEGRQKNRRVELVVLPNVEEMLNLNSLAK from the coding sequence ATGCCTCACACCCCTTTCCACCGGTCACTGAGAATCGTATGGCTGGCCCTGCTCGGGTTGGTGATTACCGCCTGCGGGTACTCGCAGGAGGAGTGGGATCAGAAGGTCCGCGAGAACGAGAGCCTTCGCAACCAACTCGCCGCTCAGCGCCAAGCCCACAAGAAGTGTGAGGCCGACTACGCCGACGCGCTCCACGAGATCGAGGACCTGAAGAAGAAGCTCAAGGAGCGCGGGGTCAATCTCGACAACCTGAGCGCCAGCCTCGAGCAGCAGCGCAAGGCCCTGGAGGAGTACCGCCGCCGCGCGGAGCAGCTCGACCAGATCCGCAAGCGTTTCGAGCTCCTGCGCGACAAGCTCAAGAAGCTGACGCAACTCGGTCTGAAGGTGGAGGTGCGGGACAACCGCATGCTGATCCAGCTCCCCGGCGACGTGCTGTTCGACTCCGGTCGCGACAAGCTGAAGAAGGAAGGCGTCGACATCCTTCGCCAGGTCGCGGAGGTGATCCGCAACGATCCGGATCTCGCCAAGCGTGAGTTCCAGGTCGCTGGCCACACGGACTCGAAGCCCCTCGCAGGCGGCCCCTTCCGGGACAACTGGGGGCTGTCCGCCATGCGCGCCCGCAGCGTTCTCAAGTTCCTCACGGATTCCGTCGAAGACGGCGGGGGCGGCCTGGATCCCACGAATTGGAGCGCCGCGGGCTACGCCGACACGGATCCCGTCGCCAGCAACGACACCGACGAAGGCCGGCAGAAGAATCGACGCGTGGAGCTCGTCGTGCTCCCCAACGTCGAGGAAATGCTGAACCTCAACAGCCTCGCGAAGTGA
- a CDS encoding MMPL family transporter, with the protein MARPLHEGGVMMRRRPLEPLLDKLAKLQIARPWLVILLVVLSLIPAAFAASRLELRTAFSELLPDDKASVVELQRVNKRLEGMSTLTVVIEGGGVAKLKAMVDAVSPRIRAMGPDSVSAVDDGTREVQKFFEKNKHLYASLDDLKKLHTDVLARYDYEVGQESGMDLGLMEDDDAPPKITPEYLEKRFGKKVDEAKKKSRGVDGYYIGEDGNLAAILVRTPLSSGDEQAFELRQRIEKILNEEKQKVGDPSMTFGFTGNLITSAEQHRAVKSDLAHVGLWGVGLILGVVLLFFLRFRTLLAMFLTIGVGCVWAFGAARLTVGYLNTATGFLVSIIAGNGINFGIIFMARFLEARRDEKLSTPIAIRVSHRDTHTATLAAAGAAMIAYGSLASTDFHGFKHFGIIGGVGMILCWIATYMFLPAFLVLSERYAPMFTEKGPAWRARMKGLYGYPFAIAARKFPRAIAIGGALLGVGAIVLTVRYFAQDPMEYDLAHVRNERLSPTSAGRLSLRVDKIVGRLGQDGRAILTDDISQVKPLVAELEKRRDAVPKKDRPFDKVVSVYDLLPDHQAEKLKLLRDIDDRLERAKKHGFISDEDWKKLEEHIPTHLEKLTIADLPELVARPFTEKDGRRGNIVYIVPTEGRSVYDAHYLLEWADSFRTVKLPDGSVIHGTGDPVIFADMLINIGEDAPKAILLSLVGTLLVILFAFRGKSAGWLALAALLLGVSWLIAYLALRDIKLNFLNFVALPISIGVGADYAINVMKRRQIEGDEVLYSVLVQTGGAVVLCSLTTTLGYVALLLSINRAVQSFGLAAAVGEVTTLVSAVLVLPAVLFWRARRMGVELSPSSIGRPTIHDDLP; encoded by the coding sequence GTGGCACGTCCCCTGCACGAGGGCGGCGTGATGATGCGCCGCCGCCCCCTCGAGCCACTGCTCGACAAGCTCGCCAAGCTCCAGATCGCGCGGCCCTGGCTGGTGATCCTGTTGGTCGTCCTGAGCTTGATTCCCGCTGCTTTCGCCGCCTCCCGCCTGGAGCTGCGCACCGCCTTCAGCGAGCTCCTGCCGGACGACAAGGCAAGTGTCGTCGAATTGCAACGCGTGAACAAGCGGCTGGAAGGCATGTCCACGCTGACCGTCGTGATCGAGGGCGGCGGGGTTGCGAAGCTGAAGGCGATGGTGGACGCCGTGTCTCCGCGCATTCGCGCGATGGGGCCCGACAGCGTCAGCGCAGTCGACGACGGTACGCGCGAGGTCCAGAAGTTCTTCGAGAAGAACAAGCACCTGTACGCTTCCCTGGACGATCTGAAGAAGCTGCACACGGACGTATTGGCTCGCTACGACTACGAGGTCGGCCAAGAGAGCGGCATGGATCTCGGGTTGATGGAGGACGACGACGCGCCGCCCAAGATCACGCCGGAGTACCTGGAGAAGCGCTTCGGAAAGAAGGTCGACGAAGCCAAGAAGAAGAGCCGGGGCGTGGATGGCTACTACATCGGCGAGGACGGCAATCTGGCGGCCATCCTGGTGCGGACTCCGCTCAGCAGCGGTGACGAGCAGGCCTTCGAGCTGCGCCAGCGCATCGAGAAGATCCTGAACGAAGAGAAGCAGAAGGTCGGCGACCCCAGCATGACCTTCGGCTTCACCGGCAACCTCATCACCAGCGCGGAGCAGCACCGAGCGGTGAAGAGCGACCTGGCCCACGTGGGCCTGTGGGGCGTGGGCTTGATCTTGGGTGTGGTGCTGCTCTTCTTCTTGCGCTTCCGCACCCTGCTGGCCATGTTCCTGACCATCGGGGTGGGCTGCGTTTGGGCCTTCGGAGCGGCCCGGCTCACGGTGGGCTACTTGAACACCGCGACCGGCTTTCTCGTGAGCATCATCGCCGGCAACGGCATCAATTTCGGCATCATCTTCATGGCGCGCTTCTTGGAGGCGCGGCGCGACGAAAAGCTCTCTACGCCCATCGCCATCCGCGTCTCCCATCGCGACACCCACACCGCCACGCTCGCGGCCGCGGGAGCAGCGATGATCGCCTACGGCTCCCTGGCCTCCACCGATTTCCACGGCTTCAAGCACTTCGGAATCATCGGTGGTGTGGGCATGATCCTGTGTTGGATCGCGACCTACATGTTCTTGCCGGCCTTCCTGGTGCTGAGCGAGCGCTACGCGCCGATGTTCACCGAGAAGGGTCCGGCCTGGCGGGCGCGCATGAAGGGTCTGTACGGCTATCCCTTCGCCATTGCCGCCCGTAAGTTTCCACGCGCCATCGCCATCGGCGGAGCCCTGTTGGGTGTGGGCGCCATCGTGCTCACGGTGCGCTACTTCGCTCAAGATCCGATGGAGTACGACCTGGCGCACGTGCGGAACGAGCGTCTCAGCCCCACGTCTGCGGGGCGTCTGTCGCTCCGGGTCGACAAGATCGTCGGGCGCCTGGGCCAAGACGGCCGCGCCATCCTCACGGACGACATCAGCCAGGTGAAGCCCCTGGTGGCGGAGCTGGAAAAGCGTCGCGACGCCGTGCCCAAGAAGGACCGACCTTTCGACAAGGTCGTGAGCGTCTACGACCTGTTGCCGGATCATCAGGCCGAGAAGCTGAAGCTGCTGCGGGACATCGACGACCGCCTGGAGCGGGCCAAGAAGCACGGCTTCATCAGCGACGAGGACTGGAAGAAGCTCGAAGAGCACATCCCGACGCACCTCGAGAAGCTCACCATCGCAGACTTGCCGGAGCTCGTGGCGCGTCCCTTCACCGAGAAGGACGGCCGTCGCGGCAACATCGTGTACATCGTGCCCACGGAGGGGCGCAGCGTGTACGACGCCCACTACCTCTTGGAGTGGGCCGACAGCTTCCGCACGGTGAAGCTGCCCGACGGCAGCGTGATCCACGGCACCGGAGATCCAGTGATCTTTGCCGACATGCTCATCAACATCGGCGAGGACGCGCCCAAGGCGATCCTGCTCAGCCTGGTGGGCACGCTGCTCGTCATCCTGTTCGCCTTCCGCGGCAAGTCCGCCGGCTGGTTGGCACTGGCCGCGCTCTTGCTCGGCGTCTCCTGGCTCATCGCCTACCTGGCGCTGCGGGACATCAAGCTGAACTTCCTGAACTTCGTGGCGCTCCCCATCAGCATAGGAGTGGGGGCGGACTACGCCATCAACGTGATGAAGCGCCGGCAGATCGAGGGCGACGAAGTGCTGTACAGCGTGCTGGTACAGACGGGCGGCGCCGTGGTGCTCTGCTCCCTGACCACCACGCTGGGTTACGTGGCGCTGCTGCTGTCCATCAACCGGGCCGTCCAGAGCTTCGGCCTGGCCGCGGCCGTCGGCGAGGTGACCACCCTGGTGAGCGCCGTGTTGGTGCTGCCCGCGGTGCTGTTCTGGCGAGCCCGTCGCATGGGGGTGGAGCTCAGTCCCTCCAGCATCGGGCGACCCACCATCCACGACGACTTGCCTTGA
- a CDS encoding Ppx/GppA family phosphatase: MRLAAIDVGTNSVLLTIVDGELRPLLERATITRLGRGVDATRRLSPEAIERTLACLERYAAECAGVDELLAVGTSALRDAAGADQFLARAEQTLGVPLRVISGGEEASLTYDGALSGVAAQGRVLVFDVGGGSTEVIVERSGTSLDIGSVRLFERHAPEDPPAPTDLEALRTEIRQALETLPPLGRIDTVVGVAGTVTTLKAIELRLDPYDVTRVHGSRLTRGVVRQLITQLAALPIAQRSELPGLEAGRADVILVGALIVDEMLDFTGKSELLVSDRGVRWGLLQRRARELQ, encoded by the coding sequence ATGCGGCTCGCCGCCATCGACGTCGGTACCAACTCCGTACTGCTCACCATCGTCGATGGTGAGCTCCGGCCCTTGCTGGAGCGTGCCACGATCACGCGTCTGGGTCGGGGTGTAGACGCGACGCGACGGCTCTCCCCGGAAGCGATCGAACGCACGCTCGCGTGTCTCGAGCGCTACGCGGCGGAGTGCGCCGGGGTGGACGAGCTCTTGGCAGTTGGAACCAGCGCGCTGCGCGACGCCGCTGGCGCCGACCAGTTCTTGGCGCGCGCCGAGCAGACGCTCGGTGTGCCGCTGCGGGTCATCTCTGGAGGTGAAGAGGCGTCCCTGACCTACGACGGAGCCCTCTCCGGAGTCGCCGCCCAGGGCCGGGTGCTGGTGTTCGACGTGGGTGGGGGCAGCACCGAGGTCATCGTCGAGCGCTCCGGCACCAGCCTGGACATCGGCAGTGTGCGGCTGTTCGAACGCCACGCGCCGGAAGATCCGCCAGCACCGACGGACCTCGAGGCGTTGCGCACGGAGATCCGCCAAGCCTTGGAAACGCTGCCTCCCTTGGGCCGCATCGACACCGTGGTAGGCGTGGCAGGAACGGTCACCACCTTGAAGGCCATCGAGCTGCGCCTCGACCCCTATGACGTCACCCGTGTCCATGGCAGCCGACTCACGCGGGGGGTCGTTCGGCAGCTCATCACCCAGCTTGCCGCCCTGCCCATCGCCCAGCGGAGCGAGCTGCCAGGCCTCGAGGCCGGACGCGCCGACGTGATCCTGGTGGGCGCCCTGATCGTGGACGAAATGCTGGATTTTACTGGCAAATCCGAGCTGCTCGTGTCGGATCGGGGTGTCCGTTGGGGTCTGCTTCAGCGGCGTGCCCGCGAGTTGCAGTAG
- the rnc gene encoding ribonuclease III — protein MRAALAELFGIPEDAPHFLQALTHPSYANEQGKGQDNQRLEFLGDAVLEFCCSELLYQRFPDADEGALTRMRARLVNADALADFARESALAGALLLGRGADSSGLRESTNVLADAVEALLAATYLDVGLEAARAACARVVEGGLAELAVSGGRDPKSELQERVQAQGHSPPTYEVVDSGGPDHERWFEVSARLGDRELGRGRGRSKRQAEFAAARVALEQRAWQAEEP, from the coding sequence ATGCGAGCCGCCTTGGCCGAGCTGTTCGGCATCCCGGAGGACGCCCCCCACTTCCTCCAAGCGCTCACCCACCCGAGCTACGCCAACGAGCAGGGCAAGGGCCAAGACAACCAGCGTCTCGAGTTCTTGGGGGACGCAGTGCTGGAGTTCTGTTGCAGCGAGCTTCTGTACCAGCGCTTCCCGGACGCGGACGAGGGCGCGCTCACGCGCATGCGGGCGCGATTGGTGAACGCCGACGCGCTGGCGGATTTCGCTCGCGAGAGCGCCCTCGCCGGAGCGCTGTTGCTCGGGCGAGGCGCCGACAGCAGTGGTCTCCGCGAGAGCACCAACGTGCTGGCCGACGCGGTGGAGGCGCTGCTCGCCGCCACCTATCTGGACGTGGGGCTGGAAGCGGCGCGCGCAGCGTGTGCTCGCGTGGTGGAAGGTGGGCTTGCGGAGCTGGCCGTGAGCGGCGGCCGCGACCCCAAGAGCGAGCTCCAAGAGCGGGTACAGGCCCAGGGACACTCGCCGCCAACCTACGAGGTGGTGGACAGCGGCGGGCCGGACCACGAGCGCTGGTTCGAGGTGAGCGCTCGTCTCGGCGATCGCGAGCTGGGGCGCGGACGCGGGCGATCCAAGCGGCAGGCGGAGTTTGCGGCGGCTCGGGTTGCCCTGGAGCAGCGCGCGTGGCAAGCGGAGGAGCCATGA
- a CDS encoding site-specific DNA-methyltransferase gives MRDSSVRLHWPGKALGARPSAEVELELTRAGHPSQLVISGDNLAGMRALGRRAAGAFALVYMDPPFFTGRQHERVARSRNKKTGEVVRRLTPAFDDRWEGLSEYLNELGERISAARELLSPEGCLVLHVDPKTSHYAKVLCDEVFGPGTFASEIVWRYRRWPAKTANFQRVHDVLLRYVKDPEAKPKFRQLYEPLAASTLATWGDKKQRAVVGKNGRRVRSSSTEEATPGTPLGDVWEIGIVAPIARERTGYPTQKPEALLERLVQAVTDPEDLVLDPYAGSGTTLAVCARLGRRSVGIDASPEALRIIRRRLREQGVRPLEEKVRAAEPRVQKARAAERDDDARLAG, from the coding sequence ATGCGTGACTCCTCGGTTCGCCTGCATTGGCCGGGCAAGGCTCTCGGGGCTCGACCCTCGGCGGAGGTGGAGCTCGAGCTCACCCGCGCCGGTCATCCTTCGCAGCTGGTGATTTCCGGCGACAACCTGGCGGGGATGCGCGCCCTGGGCAGGCGGGCCGCCGGCGCCTTCGCCCTGGTGTACATGGATCCGCCATTTTTCACCGGGCGGCAGCACGAGCGGGTGGCGCGATCGCGGAACAAGAAGACCGGCGAGGTGGTGCGGCGACTCACCCCGGCCTTCGACGATCGCTGGGAGGGGCTCAGCGAGTACCTGAACGAGCTGGGTGAGCGCATTTCTGCGGCGCGAGAGCTGCTTTCGCCCGAAGGGTGCCTGGTACTGCACGTGGATCCGAAGACCAGTCACTACGCCAAGGTGCTGTGCGACGAAGTGTTCGGGCCCGGCACCTTCGCCAGCGAGATCGTGTGGCGCTATCGCCGCTGGCCGGCGAAGACGGCGAACTTCCAGCGCGTGCACGACGTGCTCTTGCGCTACGTGAAGGACCCGGAGGCAAAGCCCAAGTTCCGGCAGCTGTACGAACCGCTGGCGGCGTCCACCCTGGCGACCTGGGGCGACAAGAAGCAACGCGCGGTGGTGGGCAAGAACGGCCGGCGCGTGCGCTCGAGCAGCACGGAGGAAGCCACGCCGGGAACGCCGCTGGGCGACGTGTGGGAGATCGGCATCGTGGCGCCCATCGCTCGGGAGCGAACCGGATACCCGACGCAAAAGCCGGAAGCCTTGCTCGAACGCTTGGTGCAAGCGGTGACGGATCCGGAGGACCTGGTGCTCGACCCCTACGCCGGCAGCGGCACGACCCTGGCCGTGTGTGCGCGACTGGGGCGGCGCTCCGTGGGCATCGACGCGAGCCCCGAGGCGTTGCGCATCATCCGGCGGCGGCTGCGAGAGCAGGGCGTGCGGCCCCTGGAAGAGAAAGTGCGGGCGGCAGAGCCCAGGGTGCAGAAAGCCCGGGCGGCGGAACGCGACGACGACGCGCGTCTCGCCGGCTGA
- a CDS encoding peptidyl-prolyl cis-trans isomerase, translating into MRRVSRWSLLLVATALLGAPSAAADGDNGGDVVVTVGSSTMTVAELQRRLSAFQPFQLTGLGKTPEEVKKNFIDTAVLPEMLYAEEARRRKLEDEPGVADRLRDVYRAVLQNRLEESIAKDHAVTIQEIKQYYDENKDRFNTPRRIKIWRILVADEATAKKMLDSIKAAGAQGLTRWGELSRKESLDKATGMRDGTLGFVEPDGKTDMPEVRVDPALFAAADKVKDGELVPDPVKEGERWALIWRRGSMEAVHRSVAQEEKAIRQVLMRKKREEAMRELLERLEKEYVKDENPELLKFVEVSPMGDLAARQRPGIVPRGKRAQPAPRRTPNGLR; encoded by the coding sequence ATGCGACGCGTGAGTCGGTGGAGCTTGCTGCTCGTTGCGACGGCGCTGCTGGGAGCTCCCTCTGCAGCTGCGGACGGCGACAACGGCGGGGACGTGGTCGTCACGGTGGGCTCGTCCACGATGACGGTGGCGGAGCTCCAGCGCCGTCTGAGCGCGTTCCAACCCTTCCAGCTCACGGGTCTGGGCAAGACACCGGAAGAGGTGAAGAAGAACTTCATCGACACCGCCGTGCTGCCCGAGATGCTGTACGCGGAAGAGGCGCGCCGCCGCAAGCTCGAGGACGAGCCCGGCGTGGCGGATCGGCTCCGAGACGTGTACCGCGCCGTGCTGCAAAACCGCCTGGAAGAGTCGATCGCCAAGGACCACGCGGTCACGATCCAGGAGATCAAGCAGTACTACGACGAGAACAAGGATCGCTTCAACACGCCGCGGCGGATCAAGATCTGGCGCATCCTCGTGGCGGACGAAGCCACGGCCAAGAAGATGCTCGACAGCATCAAGGCGGCCGGAGCGCAGGGTCTCACGCGCTGGGGCGAGCTGAGCCGCAAGGAGTCCTTGGACAAGGCCACCGGCATGCGGGACGGCACCTTGGGTTTCGTCGAGCCGGATGGAAAGACGGACATGCCCGAGGTGCGGGTGGACCCTGCGCTGTTCGCCGCGGCGGACAAGGTGAAGGACGGAGAGCTGGTGCCCGATCCGGTCAAGGAAGGCGAGCGCTGGGCGTTGATCTGGCGGCGCGGCAGCATGGAGGCCGTGCACCGCTCCGTGGCTCAAGAAGAGAAGGCGATCCGCCAGGTGCTGATGCGCAAGAAGCGCGAAGAAGCCATGCGGGAGCTGCTGGAGCGGCTCGAGAAGGAATACGTGAAGGACGAAAACCCCGAGCTCTTGAAGTTCGTCGAGGTCAGCCCCATGGGGGACCTCGCCGCGCGACAGCGCCCGGGGATCGTGCCCCGGGGCAAGCGTGCCCAGCCCGCGCCCCGACGCACGCCGAACGGCCTGAGGTAG